From one Acidobacteriota bacterium genomic stretch:
- a CDS encoding tetratricopeptide repeat protein, producing the protein MILWRPMVWVWLCMFAVLVCLLDTVGGRVQNSISSLLEVNPKAAADRLAEGPLVSLPALVVRSRLLDMGALRGVPSDSIRRAAGRFGKLQRHWLPADAAGFLNLARERLAEGRFDESAEALNAALVRNPTSARLHRFKALYLFAIGGREEALEEVAFGEAIDPGLEGFAASLTGADLQRIRLRSLRLRSTIYPRQRIRNSLALARELRISGDKQSALAIISELRGHPDIELELASWALDTSDYDGASDLALPIATRRALPAAARARAWSIVAIARDLNGDAAGALEAAQTALELEPRSPTPYVTLSALAQGRGDLDGALEYLRKAWGLQPANTSLLVRIAAVAEQAGKPSDALLALARAVEIEPESPLLAARLVELQLRTGNYPEAAMTLSRALDRHPTDASLLRLADRLPREIGVR; encoded by the coding sequence GTGATTCTTTGGCGTCCCATGGTCTGGGTGTGGCTGTGCATGTTCGCAGTCCTGGTGTGCCTTCTCGATACCGTCGGGGGGCGGGTTCAAAATTCCATCAGTTCCCTCCTAGAAGTCAATCCGAAAGCGGCAGCGGACAGGCTCGCAGAGGGACCTCTGGTGAGTCTCCCGGCGCTCGTGGTCAGGAGTCGCCTGCTCGACATGGGGGCACTTCGCGGCGTGCCTTCGGATTCGATACGGCGTGCCGCAGGGCGGTTTGGCAAGTTGCAGCGTCATTGGCTGCCCGCCGATGCAGCGGGTTTTCTCAACCTTGCGCGGGAGCGTCTGGCCGAGGGACGGTTCGACGAATCCGCCGAAGCACTGAACGCCGCACTGGTTCGCAATCCGACATCAGCTCGGCTGCACCGCTTCAAAGCTCTCTACCTATTCGCAATTGGAGGGCGCGAAGAGGCCCTTGAGGAGGTTGCGTTTGGCGAAGCCATCGATCCGGGTCTCGAGGGGTTTGCAGCGTCGCTCACGGGTGCTGACCTGCAACGAATTCGCCTCCGGAGCCTGCGATTGAGATCGACGATCTATCCCCGGCAGAGGATCAGGAATTCCTTGGCGCTCGCGCGGGAGCTTCGGATATCCGGTGACAAGCAGAGCGCGCTTGCAATTATCTCTGAATTGCGCGGGCATCCCGATATAGAACTTGAGCTCGCGAGTTGGGCACTTGATACCAGTGACTATGACGGGGCGTCCGATCTGGCCCTGCCGATAGCAACTCGGCGTGCGCTGCCCGCTGCAGCCCGCGCACGGGCGTGGTCGATCGTGGCAATAGCCCGCGATCTGAACGGCGACGCCGCGGGGGCGCTGGAAGCAGCGCAGACGGCCCTCGAGCTCGAACCACGGTCACCGACGCCATATGTGACGCTCTCGGCTCTTGCTCAGGGCAGGGGGGATCTCGACGGTGCCCTCGAGTACCTGAGGAAGGCCTGGGGCCTCCAGCCCGCGAACACCTCGCTTCTGGTGAGGATTGCCGCCGTGGCCGAACAGGCTGGCAAACCATCCGATGCGCTGCTCGCGTTGGCTCGGGCGGTCGAGATCGAACCGGAATCACCCCTGCTCGCTGCGCGCCTGGTCGAGCTCCAGCTTCGGACCGGCAACTATCCGGAGGCGGCGATGACCTTGTCACGCGCGCTCGATCGCCACCCGACCGATGCCAGCCTTTTACGTCTCGCCGATCGCCTGCCGCGCGAAATCGGTGTGCGATAG
- the amrA gene encoding AmmeMemoRadiSam system protein A codes for MHTGSPTQEIDQQERGFLLSLARESIRCRLAGEPTPSPESVGGVLSEIRGAFVTLKIDGRLRGCIGHVVGVEPLWQAVRSNAVAAAFDDPRFEPLRDDELDNVHIEISALSPLRRVDTDDVILGRDGILIERGPRRGLLLPQVAVEYGWDRETFLDHTCRKAGLDPGCWRHADTIVWAFSAEVFGEL; via the coding sequence ATGCATACCGGCTCGCCAACCCAGGAAATCGATCAACAGGAGAGAGGGTTTCTCCTCTCGCTGGCGAGAGAGTCGATTCGGTGTCGCCTCGCGGGTGAGCCCACGCCCTCTCCCGAATCGGTCGGCGGCGTGCTCAGCGAGATCAGGGGGGCATTCGTCACCCTCAAGATTGACGGGCGGCTGAGGGGATGTATCGGCCATGTGGTTGGCGTCGAACCGTTATGGCAAGCTGTACGGAGCAACGCCGTCGCGGCCGCGTTTGATGATCCCAGGTTCGAACCGCTTCGAGACGACGAGCTGGACAACGTACATATCGAAATCTCGGCGCTCAGTCCTCTGCGTAGGGTCGATACCGACGATGTCATCCTGGGCAGAGACGGCATACTCATCGAGCGCGGTCCCCGCCGCGGACTCTTGCTTCCTCAAGTCGCAGTCGAGTATGGGTGGGACCGCGAGACCTTTCTCGATCACACCTGCCGCAAGGCCGGCCTCGATCCCGGCTGTTGGCGTCATGCGGATACCATTGTCTGGGCATTTTCGGCGGAGGTTTTTGGCGAGTTGTGA
- the larA gene encoding nickel-dependent lactate racemase gives MIVKLPFGDEHVPLDLRGFRVRALAPSAPPGRDPSKLAEAALENPVFGPPLAEIGRGRKTATVIVPDATRKTDLPSVLPILIEHLTRAGIEDRSITVLVANGTHPPVGPESLTELLGPLSPSIRIAQHESRATNLVTVGEIRPGLPLRLHPSAVETDFLVTVGAVRHHYFAGFGGGPKMVFPGVSGHTEIQANHALVLDPGTDGAARHPGCEPGVLVGNPVAEEIRRGVSLRSPEFALCLVEGRDGGIAWAGAGPWQQAFEAAVDRVRTWFQVPLGRRYNLMVASSGGAPTDDTLIQAHKSLDAACRFLEPGGEMLWVASLAGGLGSPAMAPFVENPTPARILEKLSREWVQYGHTTLRIVEKSSRYRVRLCSNIDSDVALRLGFEPIQDPDSVIEEWRERHQGESVAVMASGAVYPRPRGA, from the coding sequence GTGATTGTCAAATTGCCGTTCGGCGACGAGCACGTTCCGCTCGACCTGCGGGGATTCCGAGTTCGTGCTCTTGCGCCTTCGGCACCGCCAGGTCGCGATCCGTCGAAGTTGGCAGAAGCAGCCCTCGAGAATCCGGTCTTCGGCCCTCCCCTTGCGGAAATCGGACGAGGAAGAAAGACCGCCACCGTGATTGTCCCGGACGCAACGCGCAAGACCGATCTCCCGTCGGTCCTTCCGATATTGATCGAACACCTGACCCGCGCCGGAATCGAGGATCGATCGATCACGGTACTTGTGGCGAATGGAACCCATCCGCCAGTGGGGCCGGAATCACTCACCGAGCTCCTCGGACCGCTCTCGCCTTCGATCCGGATCGCCCAACATGAAAGCCGGGCAACCAATTTGGTTACCGTAGGTGAGATTCGCCCGGGACTTCCGTTGCGCCTTCATCCGAGCGCGGTCGAGACCGACTTTCTGGTCACAGTGGGCGCCGTGCGCCACCACTACTTCGCGGGTTTCGGCGGTGGACCCAAGATGGTCTTCCCAGGTGTATCCGGGCACACTGAGATCCAGGCCAATCACGCGCTGGTCCTCGATCCCGGAACAGACGGTGCAGCCAGGCACCCCGGGTGTGAGCCTGGAGTCCTCGTAGGAAATCCGGTTGCCGAGGAGATCCGCCGCGGTGTGAGCCTCCGGTCCCCGGAATTCGCCCTCTGCCTTGTTGAAGGACGAGACGGGGGAATTGCATGGGCAGGTGCCGGACCGTGGCAACAGGCATTTGAAGCCGCCGTCGACCGCGTACGGACGTGGTTTCAGGTCCCGCTCGGGCGGCGCTACAATCTCATGGTTGCGTCGTCGGGTGGCGCCCCAACAGACGACACTCTGATCCAGGCTCACAAGTCGCTCGACGCGGCGTGCCGATTCCTCGAGCCCGGAGGCGAAATGCTGTGGGTTGCTTCGCTTGCCGGAGGCCTGGGATCACCGGCCATGGCGCCATTCGTGGAGAACCCTACGCCGGCGAGGATTCTCGAGAAACTGTCACGCGAGTGGGTGCAGTATGGACACACGACGCTTCGAATCGTCGAAAAATCTTCTCGCTACCGCGTCAGGCTTTGCTCCAACATCGATTCCGACGTGGCGCTGCGGCTGGGTTTCGAACCGATCCAGGACCCTGATTCCGTTATAGAAGAATGGCGTGAGCGGCACCAAGGAGAGAGTGTCGCAGTGATGGCGTCGGGCGCGGTGTATCCACGTCCCCGGGGTGCTTGA
- a CDS encoding ferredoxin, with translation MAVREVIEIDEALCDGCGDCITACAEGAIALIDGKARLISDVYCDGLGACLGHCPQGALKVVEREAGAFDEQAVERHLAQRQKGGSPDISRRQFNILDQAPIPVGGGCPGSRPQFHQTPVASPMIDADGQPSRLRHWPVQLHLVQPTAPFFQDQDVLLAADCVAFAVGDFHQRYLAGSSLAIACPKLDSNQEIYLQKLMTMIDEAKIRSLKVMVMEVPCCGGLVRLAEEAACRSKRNVPVECLVVSTRGQILGEYRIAG, from the coding sequence ATGGCAGTCCGAGAGGTCATCGAAATAGACGAAGCACTCTGCGACGGGTGCGGCGATTGTATTACCGCCTGTGCCGAAGGAGCAATCGCGCTCATCGACGGCAAGGCGCGTCTGATCAGCGACGTCTATTGCGACGGGCTCGGTGCCTGTCTCGGCCACTGCCCCCAGGGTGCACTCAAGGTCGTTGAGCGGGAGGCTGGTGCATTCGATGAACAAGCGGTCGAACGGCACCTCGCGCAGAGGCAAAAGGGTGGCTCCCCCGACATTTCTCGCCGTCAATTCAATATCCTGGATCAGGCACCGATTCCAGTCGGTGGAGGCTGCCCAGGGTCACGACCTCAGTTCCACCAAACGCCGGTGGCAAGTCCTATGATCGACGCGGACGGACAACCCTCCCGGTTGCGCCACTGGCCGGTCCAACTCCATCTCGTGCAACCGACCGCGCCGTTCTTCCAGGACCAGGATGTTCTCCTGGCCGCCGACTGTGTCGCTTTCGCGGTTGGCGACTTCCACCAGCGATATCTTGCCGGCTCTTCCCTGGCCATTGCGTGTCCCAAGCTCGATAGCAACCAGGAGATCTACCTGCAGAAGCTGATGACGATGATCGACGAAGCGAAGATCCGTAGCCTCAAGGTCATGGTGATGGAGGTTCCGTGCTGCGGCGGTTTGGTGCGGCTGGCAGAAGAGGCGGCGTGTCGCTCAAAACGAAACGTTCCAGTTGAGTGCCTGGTCGTGAGTACCCGAGGCCAGATCCTCGGGGAGTACCGGATCGCCGGCTGA
- a CDS encoding B12-binding domain-containing radical SAM protein, giving the protein MNGIKNRRLLQAERRTFVVPRAGGLRVGMGYANTYRIGMSSLAYQWSVELAAGIGDIGVERFFADPELSPGRTIEAHSALGDLDVLAWSCSFELDTANLLATLDAAGIPRRSSERTSRHPLLVMGGAVASINPLPLAPAIDVFVLGSAELLWPPLLHLIQENPSRDRLLLELADRDGFFVPRHHLEVGGRPQKVRRVEKRDVHMADPAMVPVSHVVTPHTEYSNRGLVEMSRGCPEKCRYCWVSYNYGRLRCYPKDAILDRVDRLHRMTDRVGFVATAVGDHPDLAEILEECRRREINVALSSLRIPAMREEVLKPLAESGARSITIAPETGTDELRRKLNKPITNASILEAVDTALRCGIENLKMYFIIGLPGETDGDLKGIVDLLRQAQEILVSRGRDRGHVGTISAGFNVLVPKPYTPYAREAMLDRQEARRRMELVESGVRDISNLRTERPAYREAVWQAFLSRGDVTAFDVLATAASGCSLGQVLKTHRTAIEASALNHFEGEPAWQFVTSAPVRETSRRKPPVPGSNVQE; this is encoded by the coding sequence GTGAACGGGATAAAGAATAGACGCCTGTTGCAGGCCGAACGCCGCACGTTCGTGGTCCCACGCGCCGGCGGACTTCGAGTCGGAATGGGTTATGCAAATACTTACAGGATCGGAATGTCGTCTCTCGCTTACCAGTGGTCGGTCGAGCTGGCTGCCGGGATCGGCGACATAGGAGTCGAGAGGTTTTTTGCTGACCCGGAGCTGAGCCCTGGAAGGACGATCGAAGCCCACTCCGCGCTCGGAGACCTCGATGTGCTCGCCTGGAGCTGTTCCTTCGAGCTCGACACCGCCAATCTGCTCGCAACCCTCGACGCCGCGGGGATTCCGCGCCGCAGCAGTGAGCGCACCTCGCGGCACCCGCTGTTGGTGATGGGCGGCGCGGTCGCCTCGATCAACCCGCTTCCGCTGGCGCCCGCCATCGATGTTTTCGTGCTCGGTTCGGCCGAGCTGCTGTGGCCTCCCCTCCTCCATTTGATTCAAGAAAATCCGAGTCGCGATCGGTTGTTGCTTGAACTCGCGGATCGGGACGGTTTCTTCGTTCCCCGTCACCACCTCGAAGTCGGGGGTCGACCGCAAAAGGTGCGACGGGTCGAAAAACGCGATGTGCACATGGCGGACCCAGCCATGGTCCCGGTCTCTCATGTCGTCACACCACACACTGAATACAGCAACCGTGGCCTGGTCGAAATGTCCCGCGGTTGCCCGGAAAAGTGCAGATACTGCTGGGTGAGCTACAACTACGGTCGTCTGCGGTGCTATCCGAAGGATGCGATCCTCGATCGTGTCGACCGGTTGCATCGAATGACGGACCGGGTAGGCTTCGTGGCGACCGCGGTCGGCGACCATCCGGATCTGGCGGAGATTCTCGAAGAATGCCGCCGACGGGAGATCAACGTTGCACTCTCCTCCCTGCGCATACCGGCGATGCGGGAGGAGGTCCTCAAACCATTGGCCGAGTCCGGCGCGCGTTCGATCACAATCGCACCGGAGACGGGCACTGACGAGCTTCGTCGCAAGCTCAACAAACCGATCACCAACGCCTCGATCCTCGAAGCAGTCGACACGGCCCTTCGCTGCGGCATCGAAAACCTCAAGATGTATTTCATCATCGGCTTGCCAGGAGAGACCGATGGTGACCTGAAAGGCATCGTCGACCTCCTTCGACAGGCGCAGGAAATCTTGGTCTCCCGCGGACGCGATCGCGGACACGTCGGTACAATTTCGGCCGGTTTCAACGTCCTCGTACCCAAGCCCTATACCCCGTACGCCCGTGAGGCGATGCTGGATCGACAGGAAGCCCGTCGACGAATGGAGCTGGTTGAAAGCGGAGTTCGCGACATCTCCAATCTCCGGACTGAACGGCCGGCCTATCGTGAGGCCGTCTGGCAGGCATTTCTCAGTCGAGGGGACGTGACCGCCTTCGATGTTCTCGCGACGGCGGCTTCAGGGTGCTCGCTCGGACAGGTGCTCAAGACTCATCGAACGGCCATAGAGGCCTCCGCGCTAAATCACTTCGAGGGCGAACCCGCCTGGCAATTCGTCACCTCGGCTCCGGTGCGGGAGACATCTCGACGGAAGCCCCCCGTGCCAGGCAGCAACGTGCAAGAGTAG
- a CDS encoding cupin domain-containing protein yields MKKTSADTNEALAADHSSALIELVQIAEGAIVSRVLAKTNGGSVTLFAFDGGQSLSEHTAPFDALVQVVDGRLDIVIGGAPVRVGPGEIVRMPANVPHALRASEPSRMLLTMLRDQKQEE; encoded by the coding sequence ATGAAGAAAACTTCCGCAGACACCAACGAAGCTCTGGCGGCGGACCACTCCAGCGCGTTGATCGAGCTCGTGCAGATCGCCGAAGGCGCTATCGTCAGCCGGGTATTGGCGAAAACCAACGGTGGCAGCGTGACACTGTTCGCATTCGATGGCGGTCAGAGCCTATCGGAACACACGGCCCCGTTCGACGCACTTGTCCAGGTCGTTGATGGTCGGTTAGACATCGTCATCGGGGGAGCACCGGTTAGGGTCGGTCCAGGTGAAATCGTACGGATGCCGGCCAACGTTCCGCATGCGCTTCGGGCGTCGGAGCCGAGCCGCATGCTGCTGACGATGTTGCGTGATCAGAAGCAGGAGGAGTAG
- a CDS encoding FAD-binding protein: MPDFRRLEVFVQNGLSILKKDLRGIQENGEPEIHERVDLRAWTVLGVGGLADLLIRCRSADGLQRALDVLATHGERWLVLGAGSRLVPSDRGLRIPVLNLSGNLGLWELDLDGAVAGGGANLAQVCRAAARTGMNGTGNLMLSRSSVGGAVHALVHGQRPLGGIVDWIDLARPGHPNERVYLSDRRRDGEAPAVSLERRVLVRARMQLVCDSLRRESAKHFVRGRHAGQRQPRTAEPLFMDPPDGSAEAHVAAAGCSDLRVRGARLSRTHGNRICTSKAARAEDVLDLTRLVKDRVAQHTGVVLETALCFVDDDGRAISP, encoded by the coding sequence ATGCCAGATTTCAGGCGGCTGGAAGTATTCGTGCAAAACGGCCTCTCCATTCTCAAAAAGGACCTCCGAGGCATCCAGGAGAATGGTGAGCCTGAAATCCACGAACGAGTGGATTTGAGGGCCTGGACGGTTTTGGGAGTCGGGGGACTGGCCGACCTGCTCATCCGTTGTCGCAGTGCTGACGGGCTTCAGCGTGCCCTCGATGTACTTGCGACACACGGTGAACGGTGGCTGGTGTTGGGGGCTGGCAGCCGTCTCGTGCCTTCCGACCGCGGGTTGAGAATTCCGGTTCTCAATCTCAGTGGAAATCTCGGGTTGTGGGAGCTCGATCTCGATGGTGCGGTTGCGGGGGGTGGTGCCAACCTGGCACAGGTGTGTCGCGCTGCGGCACGAACGGGCATGAACGGAACCGGCAACCTCATGTTGTCCAGGAGCTCGGTCGGCGGCGCGGTCCACGCCCTCGTGCACGGCCAACGACCTCTTGGCGGGATCGTGGATTGGATCGATCTTGCACGCCCGGGCCATCCGAATGAGCGCGTGTACCTGTCCGATCGAAGGCGCGACGGCGAGGCACCGGCCGTCAGCCTGGAACGTAGGGTGCTGGTGCGGGCACGAATGCAGCTGGTTTGCGATTCTCTCCGGCGCGAGAGCGCCAAACATTTCGTGCGCGGAAGACACGCAGGACAGAGGCAACCGCGTACCGCTGAACCCCTTTTCATGGATCCGCCGGACGGGAGCGCAGAGGCTCACGTTGCGGCCGCCGGCTGTTCCGACCTGAGAGTCCGCGGAGCCCGCCTCTCGCGCACCCATGGCAACCGTATCTGTACGTCGAAGGCGGCTCGCGCGGAGGACGTCCTTGATCTCACGCGCCTGGTGAAGGATCGGGTCGCGCAGCACACCGGAGTTGTGTTGGAGACAGCTTTGTGCTTCGTCGACGATGACGGCAGGGCGATTTCGCCGTGA
- a CDS encoding DUF1573 domain-containing protein: MVRVLHAATLAAATFGIILSAPLAAAEGDGNPSFRVESRELDLGTIVAGTVAEAVFVFHNDGTEDVHIIRAKPS, translated from the coding sequence ATGGTGCGTGTTCTTCATGCAGCCACGTTGGCGGCTGCGACCTTCGGAATCATTCTTTCCGCGCCGCTGGCGGCCGCTGAAGGGGATGGCAATCCGTCGTTTCGGGTGGAGAGCCGCGAGCTGGATCTGGGCACGATCGTCGCCGGCACGGTTGCCGAGGCAGTCTTCGTGTTCCACAACGACGGTACGGAAGACGTTCACATTATCCGCGCGAAACCATCTTGA